TGAATTCTATGCTTCTAATGATTTCACATACatgtagctttttttttttttttgcaaaatgctGGACCCTTCCTGTTAAGAAAAATAGGTTTCAATCTGATAAAGAAAACTTGTAAGTTTTTATATGAAGGTTATGTAGCTCACAAACCTCCTTAAATGTATTGTTATAATAACAATAGTCTATTCAAATAGTTGTGCTTCTGAATTGACTTGTAATGTGCTCAGTGCTCACGTTATATAGTTGACTAAGATAGGGATGATTACATTTATATAGTTAACTGGCTACTGGCCCCAATTCTACCGTGAAAGAAAACAAACTTTGAATTTCAATTAATGCCCTGAAATGGTGGCATCATTTTGTCTCAATTCTCACTTTAAATGAGTGTCCAAATGTCGTGACCAATGTGGTTTTCTGAGTACTaactttgttttccttttgcTGATCTATCTTTGTAGGTAAGTTAACAATTACAAGTACTGGTTTGTCACTCGTGTTTGTGTGTCTGCTATTCTGCCTCTGTGACAAGCTTGTGAGGTTCTATGATAATGCCTTCGTACATCATTACAAAGTTTTGCCACTTAAAACATTGTGCATGGCAGTTGTGAGTCTTTTTGCCTAAGCAAGAATGTGCTTAGAGAGTTTTTTTGGTACTGGAAGGAaagcttttgttgtttttcttacCCATAAGGTTTACcaaaaatctttattttgttattgcTGAAGTTATTGTTTTAGTTGCTTTTGATTTGTAGAACAAGGTCCGGCAACCATATACTTTTAGTTTTGGCCTAAATTATACAGGAGGACACGCaaatagtttttaattgttcTTCCTTGAGTTATATGGTTTACTGATCAAAGgctaacaaatatattttatgcctTTTGGCCATATATTATGATATACGTAACAACCTAATTTAGCTATTTAGAAAATGCGGAATTTCGGAGTTTTGAAGAGCCAACTGGTACTATTCTGCCTGGTCTAATCCCATAGTTTTTGCACAGAATTCGGATTATGATCCACCATTACAGAAGCAATATTTAAGCATgctatttagaaacaaaaaaaaaaaaaaaaaaaatcaatatataaagATTCATCAGAATTATATATAAGCCACGAAGTTTCTCTTATCCAAGCCAAAGAAAGAAGGATAACAGATGAGAAAGCGTGACTAGGGCACAACCAATAACGAGAATCCAAGTCAGCTTCTTTATTCTCTTCACCTTAGTTAACCACATTCCCTTCTCTTCTCACGCCACACTGCCAACCATGTCGTGAGCGGGGACCAGAGGCACTGGGGCGAGGGAGCTACCTTATTGTGATCAGGGACGAGAAGAAACCCACCATGAAAGAGATCATCATCGACGTTCCTCTTCAGGGGATTCAGCTGGCCCGTTGCTGCCTACAGAGAACTCATTGCCAAGGATGTCTAAGCTTAACCTAAATGGCTCCCATTCCTTCCCTAAACCACATTCTAACTGAATTCTTTAGTGTCTACACCTTCTTGGCGCCAAATGAACGTCTTGCTCATTCTCGTCTTccaattaaattaatgtaaGAACTAAGAAGGGTTCTTGGTATACTCTCTCTAACTCTAACACAACACACATGATGTATTAGTATTAGTTTAAATTtagtgaaaattataaaataaaataaaaattcaacaaatgTTAAGTTGAATCCacagaaatttatattttttaactaataataaaagaacgTGTTTAAAAGAGCTTGttggtaatattttttcatgtgtAATTAAATGTAGGTAATTATTATACAAGTTCATTTAAGACATTGTGCTGTttgttttagatttaatttaatatactgTGAATATCAActtgacattttatttttaggactaTTTTTGTTACAACAGGAAGTCaccaatttttctattttttttatcacgcTCAATAAACTCTGCCCCTCCATTTTCGAGACGTGCATAATTTGGTAGGAGAAAATAATCCTCCTTTAGATCAAATTCTCGtgaaattagagaaaaaagtaAGCAAAACTTGCTGAAGTCATCTTATTTTAACATGTATttgcttttttataaaataatcaatcaCTTTTATCAAGCACTTTAaagaatgattaaaaaataagtgtttGTCAAGaatcattcattttaaaaaaatgaattcaaacCGGAAAAGTGTACGATTTACATTCATGGGtcgatcaagtacaatttcaatCCTCTCCGCTCGATGCCCTCAAAACAcacaaacgaaaaaaaaaaaaaaaactccagaCATCCTTAGCCACTTCGGTTAAGTCGTTCCCTTTTCTTCTATGATACCCACTTTGattctttcatatttaataGAAGGCATAAGAAGACGTGGGATACAATGTTGTTGTCCAGGATATAACAATTTTCTTGCAAGGATCTATAAACCCTGAGAAACAATGGCAAATCAAATTAGTGGAAGTAATTTTGTGAAACACTTCAAGGGTCAGAAAGGACTGAGGAAGACTGGTATTACATAAAATGGCATGAAGCAAATTTCAATACTTCATGGTTGAAAAATGAAGCAAACTTCAATTTTTAACAACTCAGACAAAGGGAAGGAACATATTGCATTTTCATTCTATTCTGTTTTTCTAACCATATTTTCCATTATTTCATTTCCTCCCTAAAACTAGACATTAAAACTATTCCTCAACTTAACTGATTTCTGGCCATAATACTGTGTAGTATGCAACTCTAAGAACTACCAAACTCTCTCTTCAGTACACAAGGGAATTGAAATCCCACATGCATTTTGAATTCAAAGTTCCACTGTAATGACCCAAGTGTTTAGCAATCTACTTTTATGTTAAGAGGGCAACTTTTGAGATACATCAATGCAAACCTTTGAGTTCATTCTCTACTGCTGAACCTGGACAACTCAGAACAGTGCCAGCCTTTGTTTCAGGGAGATGCCTGGCAGCAATTAAGGGTTTTTATGCTCTCTTTGAAGCTGGAATAAAAACAGAAGGAAAAAGTAAGCAAGTTGCACTTTAAATGAACTCTAATGggataagagagagagagagcgaaagaaaacaaaaggagaTTTTTTAACTTCCAAATTCATACTTGAGCCTCTAACTCGGCAATTCTTTGCAAGGATGCATGTTCAATGCAAGCACGGCGCTTACATTCTTCCTCTAGTGAACTAGTAAATTGGTATCTCAGCTCTGCCATTTCCTGAACTAAATCCTCTGCTTCTTCTTTGGCCCTCAACTTTTCCTCTCTTAATTCTTCCTAGTAGAGGTCAAAATACCATATAAATCTTAAAGCTAAAAAAACGATTTGAACCATGGAGTTATAACACACAAACTCTCATTAACAAATTCACATAGACCACTTCAATGATTACGCTTAGATGAATGGTTGTACCTTAAGTTTCTTGATAAGACATTCATATTCTTGGATCTGTTGTGACATTTCCATCTTCCCTTTTAAATCTGCAGCTAGATATAGGATCATTGCCAATCTTCCAACATGTGGACCATGTACTCCATAAGTGCTGAGAAAATATTAAGAGAACATTACCAGAAAGTTTAGTGAAAGTATATGAAGGGACTTGGGCATTATGGGGTGCCTAAGTCCCACATCAAGTAGTATGGGATGCTTGGTGGAACACTTAAGTGGCTTGGTTCTCCCCCCACTATCAAATTGAAGGTCAAGCCCAGTTAGATACGAGAGAATGAGAGATAACAAAATCACAATGAAAACACTCTCATCCTTCAGCAACTATACACAATTAAAATAGCATACGTAACTGGCcacatttcaaaattaattagtcAAGCATCtaaataaaacttcaaaaaatGTACCGTATGTCCTCCAGTATGGTAGAGTTGTTGCCTCGTCCATTCAAGGAAGATTGAGTCTCGAGTTGCAATCTGTCATTGTTTTCCAGCCAGTATTCATCCTTTTGAGAAGAAATTCTAGAGTTTTTGTTGGCAATATCAAGCTTCTCTTTAAGTTTcctattttcttcatttagGGAGATGATGATTTTTTGGGCATCCTGCAATGCAACCTGGAGCTCCTCAATTGATCTACTCATTCTATTATTTTCATCTAGAGTTTCATCCTGGATTTTCTTGGCCTCAAAAAGACTCTGTTCCAAGGCCATCATATCAAGCTTCATGCTCTCTACTTCAAACTGGGACTCTAATGTTATGGATGAAAATGATTCCTCTAGTTTCTCTATGGACAAAGCTGACTTCTCTAATTCTATTTCTTTAGTATCTAGTTCCTGGATCAAGAAAAAATGCTTTGAATTGGATCTTTTCAGCTCCTCCCTTAATCTGAAAACCTCCTCTTGTAAATCTTCCATCCCCTCTAATTTCAATTCAAGGCTGCGAATATGCTCTTCCAGGTAGTTCACCTCTGTATTGCTTGCACTGAGTTGATCCTGAAGATAATCTGTATAAAGTACCAACAATTAAGCCAGTGAGAGAGAGCTAAAAACCTCTAAATTTTTAGTGCAGCGTTACAACTATTACAATAGATAATTGCAATTGTTGGTTTTTCAACGAGGAATTCCTAGTAAGCACAAGTTATCAGCTCACGTTGACTACGTTCCTACCCTTCGTACACACCTTGTCGTTCCTATTGATTGAATAATCCGTGTTTAAAGTATTTTTGAGGTAAAAAAGACATGTAAGAAGGGGGGAAAGAAAAACTACTCTTTCATTGACAACCATTTGTCACCAAAGTTGTTTATCCAAGGAAGTTCACATGTatgccatattttttttttatttaaataaaaaactaccTATTTCTTGAGAACAGTTCAGCAGCTCTTTTTCCAACCCCTGAATGTGTT
This region of Glycine soja cultivar W05 chromosome 17, ASM419377v2, whole genome shotgun sequence genomic DNA includes:
- the LOC114391892 gene encoding centrosomal protein of 112 kDa-like isoform X1, which gives rise to MSNSCRSDNHTPLNAEQLSTRRRREHRKEKGVLQSSQSQSIQSVQMQILEQHKMSFLEAHAEDKKHIQGLEKELLNCSQEIDYLQDQLSASNTEVNYLEEHIRSLELKLEGMEDLQEEVFRLREELKRSNSKHFFLIQELDTKEIELEKSALSIEKLEESFSSITLESQFEVESMKLDMMALEQSLFEAKKIQDETLDENNRMSRSIEELQVALQDAQKIIISLNEENRKLKEKLDIANKNSRISSQKDEYWLENNDRLQLETQSSLNGRGNNSTILEDIRTYGVHGPHVGRLAMILYLAADLKGKMEMSQQIQEYECLIKKLKEELREEKLRAKEEAEDLVQEMAELRYQFTSSLEEECKRRACIEHASLQRIAELEAQLQREHKNP
- the LOC114391892 gene encoding centrosomal protein of 112 kDa-like isoform X2, yielding MSNSCRSDNHTPLNAEQLSTRRRREHRKEKGVLQSSQSQSIQSVQMQILEQHKMSFLEAHAEDKKHIQGLEKELLNCSQEIDYLQDQLSASNTEVNYLEEHIRSLELKLEGMEDLQEEVFRLREELKRSNSKHFFLIQELDTKEIELEKSALSIEKLEESFSSITLESQFEVESMKLDMMALEQSLFEAKKIQDETLDENNRMSRSIEELQVALQDAQKIIISLNEENRKLKEKLDIANKNSRISSQKDEYWLENNDRLQLETQSSLNGRGNNSTILEDIRTYGVHGPHVGRLAMILYLAADLKGKMEMSQQIQEYECLIKKLKEELREEKLRAKEEAEDLVQEMAELRYQFTSSLEEECKRRACIEHASLQRIAELEAQV